A DNA window from Vigna angularis cultivar LongXiaoDou No.4 chromosome 1, ASM1680809v1, whole genome shotgun sequence contains the following coding sequences:
- the LOC108329161 gene encoding LOW QUALITY PROTEIN: kinesin-like protein KIN-UA (The sequence of the model RefSeq protein was modified relative to this genomic sequence to represent the inferred CDS: inserted 1 base in 1 codon; substituted 2 bases at 2 genomic stop codons) encodes MNVRNTVKLKQTIDYKSSCRRLDIELDKLXQQKEFQDNIAQHRISEAKESYSDSLEVGKMKYQKDYNKESIKKLEEKVMENKKKYEEFCMTSTAEMAIVPVEEVVILKNLLQKETLIRNATEGELNRLKTQMKELKDREASRESHILKLRKMLEDEAQQKENLKREITRLQSQLLQLGFNVGKKTQKIRRVRSEKVAGGLDYSPSFLVKHQQQASGNGEEASAAKLFEQGGLQKILSLLEPEDADAQIHAVKIIANLACEERNQKKIVEVGGLTPLLSLLKNSKDEATHRVAASAIANLAMNETNQDLIAAQGGINLLSMVAANAEDPQTLRMVAGAFANLFGNDKLQIKIRDEGGLKALLGMVRCRHPDVHTQIARAIANFAKCESKASTQGTKVERSLLIVDDLLPWIVQNANNEVSLVRRHIEIALCHLAKFDTKHCICXRVFVXYDTEANAIDMISGGAMGELVRVSRDSSREDIRILARETLISNPAFRAEIKHSALNMVK; translated from the exons ATGAACGTGAGAAACACAGTAAAATTAAAGCAGACAATTGATTACAAAAGTTCATGTAGAAGGCTAGACATAGAACTAGACAAAC ATCAGCAGAAGGAATTTCAGGACAATATTGCACAACATCGGATATCAGAGGCCAAAGAAAGCTATTCGGATTCGCTGGAGGTTG GAAAGATGAAATATCAGAAAGACTATAATAAGGAATCAATTAAGAAGCTAGAAGAGAAGGTGATGGAGAataagaaaaagtatgaggAATTTTGTATGACATCTACTGCAGAG ATGGCCATTGTGCCTGTTGAGGAAGTAgtcattttgaaaaatttacttCAGAAAGAGACTCTTATCAGAAATGCTACCGAAGGGGAGCTAAATCGTCTGAAAACTCAAATGAAAGAACTGAAAGATCGGGAG GCATCAAGAGAATCACATATCTTAAAACTTCGTAAGATGTTGGAAGATGAGGCACAGCAGAAGGAGAATCTCAAAAGAGAAATAACCAGATTGCAAAGTCAACTGCTGCAATTAGGTTTTAATGTTGGAAAA aaaacacaaaaaattcGTCGAGTTCGATCTGAGAAAGTTGCTGGTGGTTTAGATTATTCTCCCTCTTTCCTGGTTAAACATCAACAGCAAGCTTCAGGAAATGGAGAGGAGGCCTCAGCTGCCAAGCTCTTTGAACAAG GTGGATTGCAGAAGATTCTGTCGTTGCTTGAACCAGAAGATGCTGATGCACAAATCCATGCCGTGAAAATAATAGCTAATTTAGCTTGTGAAG AAAGAAACCAGAAGAAGATTGTAGAAGTAGGTGGACTTACGCCCTTGCTTTCACTCCTTAAGAACTCAAAAGATGAAGCCACACATAGAGTTGCAGCAAGCGCCATTGCCAATTTGGCAATGAATG AAACCAACCAAGATCTCATTGCCGCTCAAGGAGGCATTAATTTACTGTCAATGGTAGCAGCCAATGCTGAAGATCCTCAGACCCTTCGAATGGTTGCTGGAGCATTTGCTAATCTTTTTGGAAATG ATAAACTACAAATAAAGATAAGAGATGAAGGTGGTCTCAAGGCACTATTGGGAATGGTCAGATGCAGACATCCTGATGTACACACCCAGATTGCCCGTGCAATAGCCAACTTTGCAAAATGTGAGTCTAAAGCATCTACTCAAG GAACAAAGGTCGAAAGGTCTTTACTTATAGTGGACGATTTGCTTCCGTGGATTGTGCAAAATGCAAATAATGAAGTCTCGTTAGTTAGGCGTCATATTGAGATTGCTCTCTGCCACTTAGCAAAATTTG ATACTAAACATTGTATATGTTGAAGAGTTTTTGTTTGATATGATACAGAAGCAAATGCAATAGATATGATCAGTGGAGGGGCAATGGGAGAGTTGGTTCGAGTCTCAAGAGATTCTTCAAGAGAAGATATAAGGATTCTTGCACGTGAAACACTAATCTCCAACCCTGCATTCCGTGCTGAGATTAAGCATTCGGCATTGAATATGGTTAAATAA
- the LOC108335307 gene encoding AT-hook motif nuclear-localized protein 26 produces the protein MDPITAHGQSLPPPFRPRDLHLHHQPQQHQFQTLNQATDDENSGSSSAQKREREENNGNNNDEGAGEAEITRRPRGRPAGSKNKPKPPIIITRDSANAMKTHMMEVADGCDIVDSVSEFARKRQRGVCIMSGTGTVTNVTLRQPASSGAVVTLHGRFEILSLSGSFLPPPAPPAASGLTIYLAGGQGQVVGGSVVGTLVASGPVVIMAASFSNAAYERLPLEDEDPSLQMQGGSIGSPGASGIGQSQLLGGGDATAPLFHGLSANLLNSVQMPSEPFWASNRPPF, from the coding sequence ATGGATCCAATCACAGCACATGGTCAATCCCTTCCCCCTCCTTTCCGCCCAAGAGATCTCCATCTGCACCACCAGCCGCAGCAGCACCAATTCCAAACCTTAAACCAAGCCACCGACGACGAGAACAGCGGAAGCAGCAGCGCGCAGAAAAGGGAACGCGAAGAGAACAACGGCAACAACAACGATGAAGGTGCTGGTGAGGCTGAGATAACAAGGAGACCTCGCGGGAGACCAGCCGGCTCCAAAAACAAACCCAAGCCACCCATTATCATCACTCGCGACAGCGCCAACGCCATGAAAACCCACATGATGGAGGTGGCAGACGGCTGCGACATCGTTGACAGCGTGTCTGAGTTCGCCAGGAAACGCCAGAGAGGGGTTTGCATCATGAGTGGGACTGGCACAGTCACCAACGTCACTCTTAGGCAACCGGCTTCTTCCGGTGCGGTTGTCACTCTCCATGGAAGGTTCGAGATTTTGTCCCTCAGTGGATCTTTCCTTCCGCCGCCTGCGCCACCGGCTGCTTCCGGTTTGACCATTTACTTGGCCGGTGGGCAGGGACAGGTGGTGGGAGGGAGTGTGGTTGGGACGCTGGTTGCTTCGGGGCCTGTGGTGATCATGGCTGCTTCGTTCAGCAACGCTGCTTACGAGAGGCTTCCTTTGGAGGATGAAGACCCTTCGCTGCAAATGCAAGGAGGCTCAATTGGGTCACCCGGTGCAAGTGGTATTGGTCAGTCACAGCTTCTAGGAGGAGGAGATGCAACTGCTCCACTTTTCCATGGTTTGTCTGCTAACCTTCTCAATTCTGTTCAAATGCCATCTGAGCCATTCTGGGCATCCAATCGCCCACCCTTCTAG